Proteins encoded together in one Canis lupus familiaris isolate Mischka breed German Shepherd chromosome 25, alternate assembly UU_Cfam_GSD_1.0, whole genome shotgun sequence window:
- the MAB21L1 gene encoding putative nucleotidyltransferase MAB21L1: MIAAQAKLVYHLNKYYNEKCQARKAAIAKTIREVCKVVSDVLKEVEVQEPRFISSLNEMDNRYEGLEVISPTEFEVVLYLNQMGVFNFVDDGSLPGCAVLKLSDGRKRSMSLWVEFITASGYLSARKIRSRFQTLVAQAVDKCSYRDVVKMVADTSEVKLRIRDRYVVQITPAFKCTGIWPRSAAHWPLPHIPWPGPNRVAEVKAEGFNLLSKECHSLAGKQSSAESDAWVLQFAEAENRLQMGGCRKKCLSILKTLRDRHLELPGQPLNNYHMKTLVSYECEKHPRESDWDESCLGDRLNGILLQLISCLQCRRCPHYFLPNLDLFQGKPHSALENAAKQTWRLAREILTNPKSLEKL; encoded by the coding sequence ATGATCGCGGCCCAGGCCAAGCTGGTGTACCATCTGAATAAATACTACAATGAAAAATGCCAAGCCAGGAAAGCTGCCATTGCGAAAACTATCCGGGAAGTCTGCAAAGTAGTTTCCGACGTGCTTAAAGAAGTGGAAGTGCAGGAGCCCCGGTTCATCAGCTCCCTCAACGAGATGGACAATCGCTACGAGGGCCTCGAGGTCATCTCCCCCACCGAATTTGAGGTGGTGCTTTACCTGAACCAAATGGGGGTGTTCAACTTTGTGGACGACGGCTCGCTGCCCGGCTGTGCCGTGCTGAAGCTGAGCGACGGGCGCAAGAGGAGCATGTCCCTCTGGGTGGAATTCATTACCGCCTCCGGCTACCTCTCGGCGCGCAAAATCCGGTCCAGGTTTCAGACGCTGGTGGCTCAAGCCGTAGACAAATGTAGCTACAGGGATGTGGTAAAGATGGTGGCGGACACCAGCGAAGTGAAACTGCGAATCCGAGATAGGTACGTGGTGCAGATCACCCCGGCTTTTAAATGTACGGGGATCTGGCCGAGGAGTGCTGCCCACTGGCCTCTCCCCCACATCCCCTGGCCGGGACCCAACCGGGTGGCAGAGGTCAAGGCAGAAGGGTTCAATCTCTTGTCCAAGGAGTGCCACTCCCTGGCCGGCAAACAGAGCTCGGCCGAGAGCGACGCCTGGGTGCTGCAGTTCGCCGAAGCAGAGAACAGACTGCAGATGGGGGGCTGCCGGAAGAAATGCCTCTCCATCCTCAAAACCTTAAGGGATCGCCACCTTGAACTGCCAGGCCAGCCCCTGAACAATTACCACATGAAGACTCTGGTTTCCTACGAGTGTGAAAAGCACCCCCGGGAGTCGGACTGGGACGAGTCTTGCCTGGGTGATCGGCTTAACGGGATTTTGCTGCAACTTATCTCCTGCCTGCAGTGCCGGCGGTGTCCTCACTACTTCCTACCGAACCTAGATCTGTTTCAAGGCAAACCTCATTCGGCTCTGGAGAATGCTGCCAAACAAACGTGGCGACTGGCAAGAGAGATCCTGACCAACCCGAAAAGTTTGGAAAAACTTTAG